A stretch of Rhizobium sp. TH2 DNA encodes these proteins:
- a CDS encoding D-glycerate dehydrogenase, with translation MTVKTRPTVYITRKLPDIVETRMRELFDAELNIDDRPRGREELLAAVRRCDVLVPTVTDRIDASLIEEAGPRLKLIASFSNGIDHVDVEAAAKKGITVTNTPGVLTEDTADMAMALILSVPRRLAEGARILTDSKGDWEGWSPTWMLGHRIWGKRLGIIGMGRIGTAVARRAKAFGLGIHYHNRHRVSAATETALEATYWDSLDQMLARVDIVSVNCPSTPATYHLLSARRLALMQPTSYIVNTSRGGVIDETALIKCIREGKIAGAGLDVFENEPLVSPKLLKLAHENKVVLLPHMSSSTIEGRIDMGDKVIINIRTYFDGHRPPDRVLPGRD, from the coding sequence ATGACAGTGAAGACGAGGCCGACGGTCTATATCACCCGCAAGCTGCCCGACATCGTCGAGACGCGGATGCGCGAGCTGTTCGACGCCGAACTCAATATCGATGACCGGCCGCGCGGCCGCGAGGAATTGCTGGCCGCGGTCCGCCGGTGCGACGTGCTGGTGCCGACTGTCACCGACCGCATCGATGCAAGCCTGATCGAGGAGGCTGGCCCCCGCCTCAAGCTGATCGCCAGCTTCTCCAACGGCATCGACCATGTCGATGTCGAGGCCGCCGCGAAAAAGGGCATCACCGTCACCAATACTCCAGGCGTGCTGACCGAGGACACCGCCGACATGGCCATGGCGCTCATCCTCTCCGTGCCGCGCAGGCTGGCGGAAGGCGCCCGCATTCTGACCGATTCGAAGGGTGACTGGGAAGGCTGGTCGCCGACCTGGATGCTCGGTCACCGCATATGGGGAAAACGCCTGGGCATTATCGGCATGGGCCGTATCGGCACCGCCGTCGCCCGTCGCGCCAAGGCCTTCGGGTTGGGCATCCATTACCACAACCGCCATCGCGTCAGCGCCGCCACCGAGACCGCGCTGGAAGCCACCTACTGGGACAGCCTCGACCAGATGCTCGCCCGCGTCGATATCGTCTCGGTCAACTGCCCCTCGACGCCGGCCACCTACCATCTTCTATCGGCGCGACGCCTGGCGCTCATGCAGCCCACCAGCTACATCGTCAACACCTCGCGCGGCGGCGTCATCGACGAGACCGCCCTGATCAAATGCATCCGCGAGGGCAAGATCGCCGGCGCCGGCCTCGATGTCTTCGAGAACGAGCCCCTGGTGAGCCCCAAGCTGCTAAAATTGGCCCACGAGAACAAGGTCGTGCTGCTGCCGCACATGTCGTCCTCGACTATCGAAGGCCGCATCGACATGGGCGACAAGGTGATCATCAATATCCGTACCTATTTCGACGGCCACCGTCCGCCGGATCGCGTGCTTCCCGGGCGGGACTAG